Proteins from one Melospiza melodia melodia isolate bMelMel2 chromosome 18, bMelMel2.pri, whole genome shotgun sequence genomic window:
- the LOC134426427 gene encoding protein PRRC2C produces MAACSRTRAGSENPPGVLQTTVGREGSGVTGPGGCSPGARPLPTQQSARLTHWLATDGQCPPVPALLCLSCPSLPVPACSCLFLPASTLLSLFLPAPALLSLFLPASTLLSLFLSAPALLSLFLPAPALLSLFPPVPALLSLFLPASTLLSLFLSAPALLSLFLPAPALLSLFLPAPALLSLFLPASTLLSLFLSAPALLSLFLPVPALLSLFLPVPALLSLFLPASTLLSLFLPAPALFSLFLPSSPCSSLLPPSSPCSCPFLPVPALLFLFLPSSACSCLFLTAPALLSLFLPVPALLFLLLPSSPCSCLLLLSSPCSCLLLPSSPCSCPPLPAPACS; encoded by the exons ATGGCTGCATGCAGCAGAACCAGGGCTGGCTCAGAAAACCCTCCTGGGGTTCTGCAAACCACCGTGGGCCGTGAGGGGAGCGGGGTGACAGGGCCTGGGGGATGCTCACCTGGGGCCCGGCCTCTGCCAACCCAACAGTCAGCCAGGCTCACCCACTGGCTGGCCACCGATGGGCAGTGCCCGCCTGTTCCTGCCCTCCTCTGCCTCTCCTGCCCTTCTCTTCctgttcctgcctgctcctgcctgttcctgcctgcttctactctcctctccctgttcctgcctgctcctgccctcctctccctgttcctgcctgcttctactctcctctccctgttcctgtctgctcctgccctcctctccctgttcctgcctgctcctgccctcctctccctgttcccgcctgttcctgccctcctctccctgttcctgcctgcttctactctcctctccctgttcctgtctgctcctgccctcctctccctgttcctgcctgctcctgccctcctctccctgttcctgcctgctcctgccctcctctccctgttcctgcctgcttctactctcctctccctgttcctgtctgctcctgccctcctctccctgttcctgcctgttcctgccctcctctccctgttcctgcctgttcctgccctcctctccctgttcctgcctgcttctactctcctctccctgttcctgcctgctcctgccctcttctctctgttcctgccctcctctccctgttcctccctgCTCCcgccctcctctccctgctcctgcccgttcctgcctgttcctgccctcctcttcctgttcctgccctcctctgcctgctcctgcctgttcctgactgctcctgccctcctctccctgttcctc cctgttcctgccctcctcttccttctcctgccctcctctccctgttcctgcctgctcctactctcctctccctgttcctgcctgctcctgccctcctctccctgctcctgccctcctctgcctgctcctgcctgttcctga